The DNA sequence AAAGGTTGTTCGGGATTCCCTGCAAGATAATAGCGGATTTTCCGTTCTGATAAACCGCATCGGATGTTTTGCCGTAATCGTAGCGCCGGGTGTTATCCGCAATTACGGGGTCAATTTGCTCCTCAATAGAAGCTTCTATAAACAAACTCATCCCTTCGGCGAATTCCTTGGCGTCTTTTTCTGTATCCCAAGACGTGCTCCATATGGTAAATCCAGTTTTTTCCTTGGGATTAAATAGTTCGATATAAGTATCGCCGCCCCAGCCGATGGAATATCTTTCAGCCGCCGGTCCTGTTTTGGGGTTGGAAAGGAACTGTAGTAAAACAACGAATTCTCCTTGAGTGTCCGGTTTGGATTGCTTCCAGCTTTCTCCTAAGAGCGGTAATAAATCCGGTATTTCGATTGTTACAGGCAGGTCTTGGCCTTCAAGGTATTTTTCCGGATGGAGTACTTGTTCGGTTGATTTAGGGAAGTTTTCATAGAGCTTATTAACGCCTTCCCACCCTTCGATCTCTTTTATTGCTTTAATGAACTTTGCCCCGATGGAATAATTGTAAAGCGACAAAACAGACTGGACCATTTTGGGGCCGAAATCAGAATCGTTCTTAGCGCTTTTCCATGGGGGCGGCATTTCAAGCATTTTTCCCATGCGGCTTTCAGGCATGCATTCGATTGGCACCAGGGTGGCATCCCCTTCAATCAAAGCGTCCCGGATATATCTTCCTTCCGTTGAGGTAGCTTTTTTATTTAATTCGGAGATATTAAATAGTTGATCCTGTAATCCATGGAAAGTTTCGTGTATTCTGGTGGCTTTGAATTTGACCGGGTCGAGTTCTTTCTTGATGTAAAGTGTTTTATCCGCCCAGCGGTAAAAACCCTGGATGCTGTCGGCTTTTTGCCCGTATACGCGCTCAAATTGGGTGGAAGTCAATATTTTATGCTTAACCGGTTCTTTGAATTTTAAGCCCCTCACTTTTTCTATAAGAGCGATTGCTTCTTCCTGGTCTTTTTCATCCTGTTCGGTCTGGGGAACTTCAACTATAGGGGGAATCAACTTCATGACATTTTTATATTCATCGCTTCCGCGGACGAATTCCAGGTCTTTATCCGCATCGATGAATTCCTGGTTATCAAACCCGTATTTAATTGCCAAGGCCAGTGATTTCAGCGCGTTTTCTTTGTCTTTAAGAAGAGAATACATGCAGGCGCTGTTATAGTGGGCGCTGCCCAAAGCTTCTTTTGGCAGTTCCAAGGTAAGCAGTTTCTGATATACGCCCAAGGCTTTTTGGTAGTTCCTTTCATAAATCAGCATCTCACCCATCTGCAATAGTTTTTCCGGGTCGGTTTCGGTGATTTCTTCAAGTTTAGGCGGTTCCGGTTTCACTACAACCGGCTTCTCGATTTTCGGCGGTTCTGTTTTAGGAGCCTCGGTTGTTTGTGGTGTTGAAGGGGTTCCGCATCCCATGATAAAAATTATCCCGGCAAATCCCAAGCTACACATCAGGTTTTTCATGATTTACTCCTTATAAATAAAAGTAACATTTTAAATTATATTAATTCGTTAAGCCTGTCAATAAATGCTTGACTTTAAATTATGCCGCTATATAATACGCCTTATAATCGCATGATGAAAGGGGGTGAAAATAATGAAAATCCTGTCAACCCTGTTCCTGATAATCAGCGTAATAAGCTTGATTATGGGTATTGTGTGGAGAATCATGCAGAAACCATTTCCTCTCGGGCAAATTCCGCCGAATTCTATAATGGAATTCACCGCGATATGTCTGCTTTTTGCGCTTGCTATATCTGTTTATCAGATAGCAAACAAGTCTTGATAGCATTGTCGGGCAAAATAAGATAAAACCGTTCCGATAACTTTCGGGACGGTTTTATTTTGTGTTCAGGTTGAGTTTACGCTGGGCTTCCAACTCGATTATTTTTACCTTCAGGTCGGAAGCTGGTTTATTGGATGGGTCGAGCGCCAGGGCTTTATTCAGCCATTTGATTGATTCCCGGAAATTGAGCTCCATTGCCCAGAGCTGTCCCAGGTTATTGTAGATGGTCACCATCCAGCCGTTGATTTCTCTCAGTTTTTCCCTTCCCTCGCTCAAGAGATTGACATCGCGGGTTTGGTCAAGCACGGCTATTAAAGCCGATTTGGCGGTAACCAGTTTCTCGATGGCTTTTTTATATAATTTATCCGCCTGGATGAAATTATTTTCGCCTTCGCTTTCAAGGCCTGCGGTGTTAAGTTCGTTTACTTCCTTAACCAGTTTAACCACCTCAGCGGAATATTTTTTCCTTAATTCGATTTCTTTCTTAGTTAGTTGTTCCTGTTCTTTCTTTTTCTGTTCCGCTTCCTTGATTTTGTTTTCCTCTTCCATATTATGCCGTATCATCTGGGTGGCAAAGGCGGCCGCCTTGGTGGCTTCTTCGGCGTATTTACTGTCCGGATATTTACTGATTAGTTTCTGCAGGTTATTCAGGGCTTCCTCGTATTTGTTCTGTTTCATCAGTTCTACGGAGTTTTCGATGATCGTGGTGGATTCTTCTTCCACGATAAGCACGAGTTTTTCATCAGCCTTTTCTTTTAGGTTTTCATCGATCTCGGCAGCTTTTTCAAATTCGTTGCGGCTGTAGTCGTATAGTTTATTGTTCAGGCAATATTCCCCGAGCGTCCAGTGTTCCTGGGCGTTTGAAGTATCCATCAATTGCTGACGGATTATATAAACCGAATGTGGTTTTAATTCGTTTAAGGATAGCCCCATCTCCTTTTCATCGCCCAAATTCAGGATGACCTTGTCATTTTTTATTTCTTTAACGGTGCCTTCTATGATGGTACCGTTTTTCAGTTCAAACTCGTCCCCCCATACCTGTGATGCAAGTATTAAAAAGATAATCGTAAAAGTTGTTTTCAGTTTCATATTAGCCTCGAAAAATTCTATACTACATTCTTTTTCATCAAATGTCAAGGGTAAATAAGACTATTTGCCCCGGTCGTTTTTAGGTGGCGGTTTTTTTTGAATCAGTCTCATCCGTAAATTGTTTGACAAATTCGTCCAATAATTTAAGATTAATCAATATGAAATGCCCGTTTTGCAAAAAGGATTCTGATAAGGTAATTGATTCCCGCCTTGCCGAAGAAGGTTTTGCCATCCGCCGACGGCGTGAATGCACCCGTTGCCACCGGCGCTATACCAGCTACGAACGGCGCGAGGGAAGCAGTTTGCGCGTGGTAAAAAAAGACGGCTCGCGCGAGGTTTACCTGCGCGATAAGATAGTCAACGGTATCAATAAAGCCTGCGAAAAGCGCCCGGTTTCTCCCCAGAAAATAGACGGGGTTATCGCCGACCTGGAGCGCGAAATACACGATAAGTTCGAGCGCGAAGTTCCTTCCAAGAAAATAGGCGAAATTATCATGCGCGAATTGAAAAAGCTCGATAAGGTTGCCTATGTCAGGTTTGCGTCGGTCTACCGTGATTTTAAGGATATCGATGAGTTTATCCGTGAATTAAAGCCGATGCTGAAGAATAAGATTAGGTGAGGGACGTCACTTCGCTCTCCCGATTAGGTTCCCGATAGGATAATCGGGACTTCCCCGCCTTGGCGGGGTCGCGGGACGGAATTTATCCCGTATTAGCGGGACTGTCGTTGCGCACAACACTTCTTATACTTTTTCCCGCTCCCGCACGGGCAAGGGTCGTTGCGTCCCACTTTGTCGCCGACCACTACGGGCCTGGATTTCTCCGTTGCCATGGCACCTTTATTCTCTTCATTGGTGCCGCCTTTTGCCCTTTTCACCTCTTCAAAAGCGCCGATTTCCTGGTGCTTGAATTCGGTCGGCTTCCAGGTCTTTTCCAGCTTTTCCATCTCCGGCTTTTCTATCCGCACCTTGAAGATAAGGTCGGTTGTTTCTTCCTTGACCGCTTCAATCAGCGTATCAAAAAGCTGATAGCCTTCGCGCTTGTATTCAATCTTGGGGTCAACCTGCGCGTAACTCCGCAATCCTATCCCGCTTCTCAGCTGGTCCATGGCGTAAAGATGGTCTTTCCATTTTTCGTCTATCTTTTCCAGGAGTATATATTGTTCGAGTTCCCGCATTATCGGTTCGGTCAGTGTTTTCTCCCTTTCGTCATAGGCCTCTTTTGTTTTATCAAGCAATAATTTCTCGATTTCTTTGATGCTTCCGGCTGATAATTTCTCCGCGCTTATTTCCATCCCAAATTTGCGCTTTGCCCATTCGGACAGTCCCTTGTAATCCATATCTTCATTCTTGGCGTTTTCCGGCAGGTATAAATCTATCGCGCGGTAAACGCGGTCTTCTATCATCTCCGCAATCATTTTCTTCAGGTCTTTCTTTTCTATCACCAATTGCCTTTGCCCGTAGATTATCTTGCGCTGCTCGTTCATTACCATGTCGTATTCCAGCAGGTTTTTCCTGATATCAAAATTATGCGATTCCATCTTTTTCTGGGCGTTTTCTATGGCGCGCGAAATCATCCGGCTTTCCAAGGCCATCCCGTCTTTCATTCCGAGCTTGCCCAGGAGCCCTCTTACCCAATCAGGCGCGAAGAGCCTTAAAAGCGTATCTTCCATGGAAACGACGAATTGTGAAGAGCCCGGGTCGCCCTGCCTGCCGGCGCGGCCGCGCAACTGGTTATCTATGCGGCGCGATTCGTGCCGCTCCGTGCCGAGTATATGAAGACCGCCCAAAGCGGCAACTCCCTCGCCCAGGATAATATCCGTTCCGCGCCCGGCCATATTGGTCGCAATGGTCACCTGCGCGGGTTGTCCGGCCTGGGCGACAATCTGCGCCTCGCGCTCGTGCTGCTTGGCGTTAAGGACGTCGTGCTGTATGCCGCGGCGCTTGAGCATCTCGCTCAAACGCTCGGAATTTTCTATCGAAGTCGTCCCGACCAGGGTCGGCCGCCCGGTCTGGTTAATCCGCACGATTTCTTCTATAATGGCGTTAAACTTTTCCTCCTCTGTCCGGAAGACCATGTCCGGTGAGGTATTGCGGATGAGCGGTTTATTGGTCGGGATGGTGACGACATCTAGCTTGTATATCTGGAAAAACTCCATCGCCTCGGTTGCCGCGGTGCCGGTCATGCCGGAGAGCTTTTCATACATCTTAAAATAATTCTGTAGCGTTATGGTCGCCAGGGTCTGGTTTTCCTCCTTGATTTTCAGGTGCTCGTTTGCCTCGACCGCCTGGTGGAGCCCGTCGCTCCAGCGCCTGCCCGGCATCAGGCGTCCGGTGAATTCGTCCACGATGATGACCTCGCCGTCCTTGACGATATATTCCTTATCCTTTTTATAAAGCTCTTTCGCCCTCAATGCCTGTTCGATGTGATGCGGCCATTCCATGTTCTTGCCGTCGTAGAAGGTGTCTACTCCGATCAGGTTCTGGGCGGTGGTTATGCCCGTATCGGTCAGGATGACCGTATTCTCTTTTTCCTTAACCTCGTAATCCCGGCCCTTTTGCATGCGTGAAGCGACCCGTTCGGCGGTGTAATATTTATCCGTGGATTCCTCGGCCGGGCCGGAAATAATCAAGGGGGTTCTGGCTTCATCTATCAGGATGCTATCCACCTCGTCAACGATGGCGTAATGGTATTTCCTCTGGACCTGGTATTCCAAACGGGTTCTCATATTATCGCGGAGATAATCAAACCCGAATTCGTTATTGGTGCCGTAAGTAATATCGCAGGCGTAAG is a window from the Planctomycetota bacterium genome containing:
- the nrdR gene encoding transcriptional repressor NrdR; the protein is MKCPFCKKDSDKVIDSRLAEEGFAIRRRRECTRCHRRYTSYERREGSSLRVVKKDGSREVYLRDKIVNGINKACEKRPVSPQKIDGVIADLEREIHDKFEREVPSKKIGEIIMRELKKLDKVAYVRFASVYRDFKDIDEFIRELKPMLKNKIR
- the secA gene encoding preprotein translocase subunit SecA, translated to MLEQLGEGISNILTRLFGSRNQRVLKSIQPLIPLVNELEPKFAAFTDAQLKEQTALFKERLENGETLDDILPEAFAAVREASKRTTKMRHFDVQLIGGIVLHRGTIAEMATGEGKTLVATLPAYLNGLTGKGVHIVTVNDYLARRDREWMGPIYEMLGLTVGVIQNQMGSEERKAAYACDITYGTNNEFGFDYLRDNMRTRLEYQVQRKYHYAIVDEVDSILIDEARTPLIISGPAEESTDKYYTAERVASRMQKGRDYEVKEKENTVILTDTGITTAQNLIGVDTFYDGKNMEWPHHIEQALRAKELYKKDKEYIVKDGEVIIVDEFTGRLMPGRRWSDGLHQAVEANEHLKIKEENQTLATITLQNYFKMYEKLSGMTGTAATEAMEFFQIYKLDVVTIPTNKPLIRNTSPDMVFRTEEEKFNAIIEEIVRINQTGRPTLVGTTSIENSERLSEMLKRRGIQHDVLNAKQHEREAQIVAQAGQPAQVTIATNMAGRGTDIILGEGVAALGGLHILGTERHESRRIDNQLRGRAGRQGDPGSSQFVVSMEDTLLRLFAPDWVRGLLGKLGMKDGMALESRMISRAIENAQKKMESHNFDIRKNLLEYDMVMNEQRKIIYGQRQLVIEKKDLKKMIAEMIEDRVYRAIDLYLPENAKNEDMDYKGLSEWAKRKFGMEISAEKLSAGSIKEIEKLLLDKTKEAYDEREKTLTEPIMRELEQYILLEKIDEKWKDHLYAMDQLRSGIGLRSYAQVDPKIEYKREGYQLFDTLIEAVKEETTDLIFKVRIEKPEMEKLEKTWKPTEFKHQEIGAFEEVKRAKGGTNEENKGAMATEKSRPVVVGDKVGRNDPCPCGSGKKYKKCCAQRQSR